From Humisphaera borealis, the proteins below share one genomic window:
- a CDS encoding replication/maintenance protein RepL, which translates to MTDERQVAALAANQVSTKRGFPVYRTNPSVPATSGITTRNKRFHVPGGKGSVIVDHSSGEIKGIGGMGFWWEEEVDSSRFVKLFLDGIKQAAGLSKTGIQVFELVYHQMRANPGSDEIKLNQYVAKDHGMSDRTYQRGVRELLEKEFLYRSPSDGVFFVNIRFMFNGDRLAFVKTYHLKGTDLRQGELSLLEVTGGSGG; encoded by the coding sequence ATGACGGACGAGCGCCAAGTTGCCGCACTTGCGGCGAATCAGGTCAGCACCAAACGGGGCTTCCCGGTCTACCGGACCAATCCCAGCGTTCCGGCGACCAGCGGCATCACCACCCGCAACAAGCGGTTCCACGTGCCCGGCGGCAAGGGTTCGGTCATCGTCGACCACTCCAGCGGCGAGATTAAAGGCATCGGCGGGATGGGCTTCTGGTGGGAGGAGGAAGTCGATTCCAGCCGCTTCGTCAAGCTGTTTCTGGACGGCATCAAGCAGGCCGCCGGACTGTCGAAGACCGGCATTCAAGTTTTCGAGCTGGTCTACCACCAGATGCGCGCCAATCCCGGGTCCGACGAAATCAAGCTGAATCAGTACGTCGCCAAGGACCACGGCATGAGCGACCGGACCTATCAGCGCGGCGTGCGGGAACTGTTGGAGAAAGAGTTCCTGTACCGCAGTCCCAGTGATGGCGTCTTCTTCGTCAACATCCGCTTCATGTTCAACGGCGACCGCCTGGCGTTCGTCAAAACCTACCACCTCAAGGGGACCGATCTGCGGCAGGGGGAACTTTCATTGCTGGAAGTAACCGGCGGTTCCGGCGGATGA
- a CDS encoding RodZ family helix-turn-helix domain-containing protein, giving the protein MPRKKKDQPADTAENAANTSAQTMEPPVQESANTSGTAAPSSSEPTNDLQASASQSVDPVPARTWAPSFRTTLNLSAKGVVIGVRSGNDWVIGFPEDPGHEVKQKLSDAGFSYRARDRKWTTYTHAPTRPPVETLARSLKTQFGDEISIADYATRQVVIAFENKPDDEVTAALKEAGFHYRPDQTWNADFTPAAQDFARNLAQSLPDRPRSIAG; this is encoded by the coding sequence ATGCCACGCAAGAAGAAGGATCAGCCTGCCGATACCGCAGAGAACGCCGCCAACACGAGCGCGCAGACCATGGAGCCACCGGTGCAGGAATCCGCGAACACATCCGGGACAGCCGCTCCCTCATCCAGCGAACCGACGAACGACCTTCAGGCGTCGGCCAGTCAATCCGTTGATCCGGTGCCAGCCCGCACCTGGGCACCGTCGTTCCGTACGACGCTGAATCTGTCGGCCAAAGGCGTCGTCATCGGCGTCCGCAGCGGCAACGACTGGGTCATCGGATTCCCTGAAGATCCCGGCCACGAGGTCAAGCAGAAGCTGAGCGACGCCGGATTCAGCTACCGGGCGCGGGACCGCAAGTGGACGACGTACACGCACGCGCCGACCCGACCGCCGGTCGAGACGCTGGCCAGATCACTCAAGACGCAGTTCGGCGACGAAATCTCCATCGCCGACTACGCCACCCGCCAGGTGGTGATCGCCTTCGAGAACAAGCCCGACGACGAGGTGACCGCCGCCCTGAAGGAAGCCGGGTTCCACTACCGCCCGGACCAGACTTGGAACGCCGACTTCACGCCGGCGGCTCAGGACTTCGCCCGCAATCTCGCCCAGAGCCTTCCCGACCGGCCACGGTCCATCGCGGGCTGA
- a CDS encoding RHS repeat-associated core domain-containing protein encodes MSYRASLGRWLEPDPIDYEGGTNNLYEFVDSNSVRFVDPIGLQGDDPSQWTNWSAIVSTRSTRTINRNDKREYTNIPPSIISSGKCEIVQMGPDREEIRILPAGSRMFVTLSMFPGLIDRPEGYAPPLPNYQDDFRQVIREEVVFKSATEVTSHIQSAWVKCTCDDGKQLVEWVDHVELNEKAVQLVTQTSWIEHRQRRVR; translated from the coding sequence ATGTCTTATCGCGCAAGTCTTGGTCGGTGGTTGGAGCCTGATCCAATTGACTATGAGGGCGGAACGAACAATCTCTATGAGTTCGTCGATTCCAACTCGGTGCGGTTTGTTGATCCGATAGGGCTGCAAGGCGATGATCCATCTCAGTGGACGAATTGGTCGGCAATTGTGTCAACCCGCAGCACTCGAACGATCAATAGAAATGACAAGCGAGAATATACCAATATTCCACCTTCAATTATTTCGAGTGGGAAGTGCGAAATCGTGCAAATGGGGCCAGACCGTGAAGAGATACGAATATTGCCAGCAGGGTCAAGAATGTTCGTGACGCTATCCATGTTTCCAGGATTGATTGATAGACCTGAGGGTTACGCGCCACCTCTTCCAAACTATCAGGATGACTTTCGCCAAGTCATTCGGGAAGAAGTTGTATTCAAGAGTGCGACAGAAGTTACCAGCCATATCCAGTCTGCGTGGGTGAAGTGTACTTGCGATGACGGCAAGCAACTGGTTGAATGGGTTGACCATGTAGAGTTGAATGAAAAGGCGGTCCAGTTAGTAACGCAAACGTCGTGGATTGAGCATCGGCAACGACGTGTGAGGTAA
- a CDS encoding tetratricopeptide repeat protein, whose translation MDIDECLARLGEWSRWVAWETDRRMRRFHNEPSSYEDSEAYFRMLVLVTVLQRDIGVRFNPRAVWNWSFKDSRDSFLHGLLAGKRVGTCASMPVLYVAVGRRLGYPMHLALAHGHAFVRWETANERINMDASGTGMTTHSDEHYEGWPRPLTETHLQTGQYLRPLKPHEEVAMFYGSRGHCLEDNGELEMAQEFYSRAMELVPESLNYPGYLNDVSVRIRTKLCTTIECFQTAVPLKPRMFFHDPFSLSTPRREG comes from the coding sequence TTGGACATCGACGAATGCCTCGCTCGGCTGGGTGAATGGAGTCGGTGGGTTGCCTGGGAAACTGACAGGCGGATGCGCCGTTTCCACAACGAGCCTTCTTCCTACGAGGACTCCGAAGCCTACTTCCGGATGCTCGTTCTGGTGACGGTTCTTCAGCGCGACATCGGCGTGAGATTCAACCCTCGCGCCGTTTGGAACTGGAGCTTCAAAGACTCCCGCGATTCGTTTTTGCACGGGCTGCTGGCGGGCAAGCGAGTAGGAACCTGCGCTTCGATGCCGGTTCTCTACGTCGCAGTCGGGCGAAGGCTCGGCTACCCGATGCATCTTGCACTGGCTCATGGGCACGCCTTCGTCCGTTGGGAGACAGCGAATGAGCGGATCAACATGGACGCGAGCGGTACTGGGATGACCACGCATTCGGACGAGCATTACGAGGGCTGGCCTCGCCCACTCACGGAAACTCATCTCCAAACAGGGCAATACCTGCGTCCGTTGAAGCCACACGAAGAAGTGGCGATGTTCTACGGCAGCCGAGGGCATTGTCTCGAAGACAATGGCGAACTTGAGATGGCTCAGGAGTTCTACTCGCGGGCGATGGAACTTGTGCCGGAGTCGCTCAACTATCCCGGCTACCTCAACGACGTGTCAGTTCGGATACGAACAAAGCTCTGTACAACGATTGAGTGCTTTCAGACGGCAGTGCCGTTGAAGCCTCGGATGTTCTTCCACGATCCGTTCAGTCTTTCAACTCCAAGAAGGGAAGGATGA
- a CDS encoding ArdC family protein produces MSFDIYATITQQVTDMLEKGVAPWRSPILGRTSAGHPKNLDSGKPYRGVNVFLLAFTAYAKGYESSYWVTFNQAKDRGGSVKKGEKASMVVFWKQYETEDKQTGKETKIPVLRYYNVFNAAQCEGLEVPDAPKFEPIDFKPVEVAEAIAKGYQGAPALEHGGSKAFYRPSDDKVRMPEPTRFASGEEYYSTLFHEYAHSTGHSSRLDRKLDTDPKPFGSADYGKEELVAEMAAAFLCGHAGINPAVIENQTAYLQGWLKTLKSDKKLIISAAGQAQKAADWIRNEREPFAP; encoded by the coding sequence ATGTCATTCGATATCTATGCAACGATCACTCAGCAGGTCACGGACATGCTGGAGAAGGGCGTCGCCCCGTGGCGCAGCCCGATCCTGGGACGGACTTCCGCCGGGCACCCGAAGAATCTGGACAGCGGCAAGCCCTACCGGGGCGTGAACGTCTTCCTGCTGGCCTTCACCGCCTATGCCAAAGGGTATGAATCCAGCTACTGGGTGACCTTCAACCAGGCGAAGGATCGCGGAGGGTCGGTGAAGAAGGGCGAGAAGGCGTCGATGGTGGTGTTCTGGAAGCAGTACGAGACCGAGGACAAGCAGACGGGCAAGGAGACGAAGATCCCCGTGCTGCGCTACTACAACGTCTTCAACGCCGCTCAGTGCGAAGGACTGGAGGTGCCCGACGCACCGAAGTTCGAGCCGATCGACTTCAAGCCGGTCGAAGTGGCCGAGGCGATCGCCAAGGGATACCAGGGGGCGCCGGCGCTGGAGCACGGCGGGAGCAAGGCCTTCTATCGTCCCAGCGATGACAAGGTGCGGATGCCCGAGCCGACGCGCTTTGCAAGCGGCGAGGAGTACTACTCGACGCTCTTTCACGAGTACGCGCACAGCACCGGACACTCCAGCCGGCTCGATCGCAAGCTCGACACCGATCCGAAACCGTTCGGGTCGGCGGATTACGGCAAGGAGGAGCTGGTCGCCGAGATGGCCGCCGCGTTCCTGTGCGGGCACGCCGGGATCAACCCGGCGGTGATCGAGAACCAGACCGCCTACCTGCAGGGATGGCTCAAGACCCTCAAGTCAGACAAGAAGCTCATCATCAGCGCCGCCGGTCAGGCGCAGAAGGCGGCGGATTGGATCAGAAACGAGCGTGAGCCGTTTGCGCCGTGA